One segment of Laspinema palackyanum D2c DNA contains the following:
- a CDS encoding L,D-transpeptidase encodes MFLRHISILGALILALGNAPADATFNEFASSPRVPQPQRIDPQEIAYRTPTATQTHLILSLSDRRVYVYHNRVLQSSYPVAIGKRGTETPLGTFQVFQMVKDPAWESPFTGQIIPAGVPQNPLGPRWIAFWTDGNNAIGFHGTDSPESIGQAESWGCARMFNDDAIALYDQVQIGTTVTVIP; translated from the coding sequence ATGTTCCTCCGTCACATTTCTATCTTAGGTGCTTTGATACTCGCTTTAGGTAATGCCCCTGCTGATGCTACTTTTAATGAGTTCGCAAGTTCCCCTAGAGTTCCTCAACCGCAGAGGATAGATCCACAGGAAATTGCCTATCGGACTCCAACAGCAACTCAGACTCATCTCATCTTATCTTTGAGCGATCGCCGGGTGTATGTTTATCACAATCGGGTCTTGCAGTCCTCTTATCCCGTTGCCATCGGTAAACGCGGTACGGAAACGCCTCTGGGGACATTTCAAGTCTTTCAAATGGTCAAAGATCCAGCCTGGGAAAGTCCATTTACTGGGCAAATTATTCCCGCAGGAGTGCCTCAAAATCCATTAGGACCGAGATGGATTGCATTTTGGACCGATGGCAATAATGCGATCGGCTTTCATGGAACCGACTCTCCCGAGTCGATTGGACAGGCAGAATCCTGGGGATGCGCCCGAATGTTTAATGACGATGCGATCGCCTTGTATGATCAAGTGCAAATTGGCACAACAGTCACGGTGATTCCTTGA
- a CDS encoding PAP/fibrillin family protein encodes MTNQTRDEAVQAARSQLLKGSEEGSLDSASLQGAIAILEKAQIRGDRQLLEGEWRLLWTSGTRNAQKLNKPGNGMNPKAIASVIQRLDCQRLWFENQITIAGSSLIVGGPFEYKQHRIQFRFERLGLQLGSLGPLQLPLGKWASGWLQTTYLDEDLHLERGDRGGISLYLRVGTSTPTLCKDNDRIILSHTPPEE; translated from the coding sequence ATGACGAACCAAACCAGGGATGAGGCAGTGCAAGCGGCGCGATCGCAACTGTTGAAGGGCTCGGAAGAAGGCAGTCTGGACTCGGCAAGTCTGCAAGGGGCGATCGCCATTTTGGAAAAAGCCCAAATCCGAGGCGATCGCCAGTTGCTAGAGGGAGAATGGCGGTTACTCTGGACCTCGGGAACGCGCAACGCTCAGAAATTGAACAAACCGGGGAACGGGATGAACCCCAAGGCGATCGCCTCCGTTATCCAACGCCTGGATTGCCAGCGTCTGTGGTTTGAAAATCAAATTACCATTGCTGGGAGTTCCTTGATTGTGGGCGGTCCTTTTGAGTACAAACAGCACCGCATCCAGTTCCGGTTTGAGCGCCTGGGGTTGCAACTCGGCTCCTTGGGGCCTCTCCAACTGCCCCTAGGCAAGTGGGCCTCGGGATGGCTACAAACCACCTACTTAGATGAGGACCTGCATTTGGAACGGGGGGACCGAGGTGGGATTTCCCTCTATCTCAGAGTGGGGACTTCAACCCCAACCCTCTGCAAGGATAACGATAGAATAATACTTTCACATACCCCACCAGAGGAATGA
- a CDS encoding PAS domain-containing protein has protein sequence MQDQFLTILEGITEGLAACDRQWCITYVNHRGAQIVGRSQEQLIGTILWESFPWAIASSWKPEFHRAIAEGVSVEIQHFYPTLNRGIKVQGIPSATGLVIYYQDITDCPKIQTSSDGEEIGGERGGSGVAIASATTHRLEQVNSTWARIQGYEVEELIGTSIFDLFSPECHGQLISTIRLADAGGFHRLDSVQLGREGRLIIGITEVNSLKDVEGTLLYRVFTFTETDPENRPSEGVVGKRIEITELDQAIEMLESMTDAFVSLDREWRILEITGETERINQKQPEELIGKTHWEVWPWSVGTEVEREYRRAMQEQVPVHLEVLYEPLKMQLEIQVYPSNQGLFLYFRDISDRKQSEEALKHSERLYQAIGETLQYGIWICDREGRVIYVSESFQNLVGLTLAECAGWGWTQAIHPDDLDETLALWETSLRTGNIWDREHHFRGVDGKWHPMLSRGVPVKNDQGETICWAGINLDISRQKQVERQLRDRQERFQAALSASETGTYRWNIQTDSVEWDETMNRLFCLSQNHVLTTLQEFVSLIHPEDQEAVKSEVEKCGHASEDFEMEFRILCPDGSIRWIFDKGKTFTDEEGTPLYLTGACVDISNQKRMEEAVQIGRERLDLVLDSSELGLWYCDLPFDKLEWNHKCKEHFGLSPETEVTIALFYECLHPEDRDRTQEAITQAIAEGTSYQIDYRTVDPTGKIRWIRAIGRAFYNETGQPIRFDGITVDISDRKRAEETLESNQKWLALAQNIGTIGIWDWNLQTGEILLSEELQSMYGLLPGNLATTFNRLLAMVHPSDQATVEEQCRRCSQDGVHFNSEFRLQRPDGQIRWIAAKARAFQDENGKPVRVIGVNMDVTDRKLAEEALRESEQRFRVAQELSLDAFTILRAIRNSTGEIIDFQWDYANPKAAELLGYSLDELIGNRLSDRLPGNKTNSELFHRYVQVVETGIPHDLELEYKADGIRGWFRNMAVKLEDGVAISFSNITDRKLQEQERLHLLELEREARSQAEVANRIKDEFLAVLSHELRSPLNPILGWTQLLKRGTLSPEKTQQALNSIERNAKLQTELIEDLLDVSRILRGKLILTETPVKLAEVIDSAIETVRLAAQAKFIQIHTEFNPEVGQVLGDSNRLQQAVWNLLSNAVKFTPPGGQVTVSLTQGEDCAQIQVQDTGSGIDPDFLPHVFETFRQADSTTTRTFGGLGLGLAIARHLVELHGGRIRADSPGIGQGATFAISLPLLPESGEPSPPEPIAPELPNLEGIKILVVDDILDTREFLVFVLEMEGARVQAVESAEKAISVINDWQPDILVSDIGMPELDGYGLIRTLRSRSPQDGGTLPAIAVTAYAGESDRQAILSAGFDAHIPKPVEPLELAQAITRLLPRSVQL, from the coding sequence ATGCAAGACCAATTTCTCACCATTCTTGAGGGCATAACCGAGGGTTTGGCCGCCTGCGATCGGCAATGGTGCATCACTTATGTCAATCACCGGGGTGCTCAAATCGTGGGAAGAAGTCAAGAGCAATTGATCGGTACAATTTTGTGGGAGAGTTTTCCCTGGGCGATCGCCTCATCATGGAAGCCGGAATTTCATCGGGCGATCGCCGAAGGGGTTTCCGTGGAAATTCAACACTTTTACCCCACCCTGAATCGCGGGATCAAAGTCCAGGGCATTCCCTCCGCAACCGGGCTAGTCATTTATTATCAGGATATCACCGACTGCCCCAAAATTCAAACCTCATCCGATGGCGAGGAAATAGGAGGAGAAAGGGGCGGATCTGGGGTGGCGATCGCCTCGGCGACAACTCACCGCTTAGAACAGGTCAATTCCACCTGGGCCAGAATCCAGGGGTACGAGGTGGAAGAACTGATTGGCACCTCAATTTTTGACTTATTTTCCCCAGAGTGTCACGGCCAACTAATCAGCACCATTCGGTTAGCAGATGCCGGGGGTTTTCATAGATTGGACTCCGTACAGTTGGGGAGAGAAGGCAGGCTAATTATCGGAATTACTGAAGTCAATTCCCTCAAAGATGTAGAAGGAACATTACTCTATCGGGTCTTTACCTTCACGGAGACCGACCCGGAGAACCGACCTTCAGAAGGGGTTGTAGGGAAACGGATCGAGATCACCGAATTAGATCAGGCCATCGAGATGTTAGAAAGCATGACCGATGCCTTTGTCTCATTAGATCGGGAATGGCGAATCCTGGAAATCACCGGAGAAACGGAGCGAATTAATCAGAAACAGCCGGAAGAATTAATCGGTAAAACCCATTGGGAAGTGTGGCCTTGGTCCGTGGGAACGGAAGTAGAACGGGAATATCGACGGGCGATGCAGGAACAGGTCCCGGTCCATTTAGAAGTGCTCTATGAACCGTTAAAAATGCAGTTAGAGATTCAGGTTTATCCTTCTAATCAGGGGTTATTTCTTTATTTCCGAGATATTAGCGATCGCAAGCAATCGGAAGAAGCATTAAAGCACAGTGAACGCCTCTACCAGGCGATCGGGGAAACCCTGCAATATGGAATTTGGATCTGCGATCGCGAGGGTCGCGTAATTTATGTGAGCGAATCATTCCAGAACCTAGTTGGACTGACCCTTGCCGAATGTGCGGGATGGGGATGGACCCAGGCGATACATCCCGATGACCTGGATGAGACCCTCGCGTTATGGGAAACCTCTCTACGCACGGGTAATATCTGGGATCGAGAACATCACTTTCGGGGTGTCGATGGCAAGTGGCATCCGATGTTATCCCGTGGTGTTCCCGTTAAAAATGACCAGGGAGAGACGATTTGCTGGGCCGGAATCAACCTGGATATCAGCCGTCAAAAACAGGTTGAACGGCAACTGCGCGATCGCCAAGAGCGCTTCCAGGCGGCGCTATCGGCATCAGAAACAGGCACCTATCGATGGAATATCCAGACCGATTCTGTCGAGTGGGATGAAACAATGAATCGGCTGTTTTGCCTATCACAGAACCATGTGCTAACAACGTTACAGGAGTTTGTCTCCCTGATCCACCCGGAAGACCAAGAAGCGGTGAAAAGTGAGGTAGAAAAGTGTGGCCACGCGAGTGAGGACTTCGAGATGGAGTTCCGAATTCTCTGTCCCGATGGCAGCATTCGGTGGATTTTTGATAAAGGAAAAACCTTCACCGATGAGGAGGGTACCCCCCTATATTTAACCGGCGCTTGTGTCGATATCAGCAATCAGAAGCGGATGGAGGAAGCGGTCCAGATTGGACGGGAACGCCTGGATCTCGTCTTGGACTCCTCGGAGTTGGGTTTATGGTATTGTGACCTGCCCTTTGATAAACTAGAGTGGAATCACAAGTGCAAAGAACATTTTGGACTGTCTCCCGAGACCGAAGTCACTATCGCCCTATTTTATGAGTGCTTGCATCCGGAGGACCGCGATCGCACTCAGGAAGCGATTACTCAGGCGATCGCCGAGGGTACCTCCTATCAAATTGACTATCGCACCGTTGATCCAACGGGTAAAATCCGCTGGATTCGCGCCATCGGACGAGCCTTTTACAACGAGACAGGACAACCGATACGGTTTGATGGAATTACCGTAGATATTAGCGATCGCAAACGGGCCGAGGAAACCTTAGAGAGTAACCAAAAATGGTTAGCCTTAGCTCAAAACATTGGCACAATCGGGATATGGGATTGGAATTTACAAACCGGGGAAATTCTTCTGAGTGAAGAACTCCAATCCATGTATGGACTGTTACCCGGTAACTTGGCCACCACATTTAACAGATTACTCGCTATGGTTCATCCTAGCGATCAGGCCACAGTAGAAGAACAATGCCGACGTTGTAGTCAGGATGGCGTCCATTTTAATAGCGAATTTCGCCTTCAACGACCCGATGGTCAAATTCGTTGGATCGCCGCCAAAGCTAGAGCTTTTCAGGATGAAAATGGGAAGCCTGTTCGGGTGATTGGCGTTAACATGGATGTGACCGATCGCAAATTAGCCGAAGAAGCCCTGCGCGAGAGTGAACAGCGGTTTCGCGTCGCCCAAGAACTCTCCCTGGACGCCTTCACCATTTTGCGCGCCATCCGCAATTCCACAGGAGAAATTATTGATTTTCAGTGGGATTATGCTAACCCCAAAGCTGCGGAACTGTTGGGGTATTCCCTTGATGAATTAATCGGTAATCGTTTGAGCGATCGCCTACCGGGAAATAAAACCAATAGTGAGCTATTTCATCGGTACGTGCAGGTGGTAGAAACCGGGATTCCCCATGACCTCGAACTGGAATACAAAGCCGATGGGATTCGCGGCTGGTTCCGGAATATGGCGGTTAAATTAGAGGATGGGGTAGCGATTTCTTTTAGTAACATCACCGATCGCAAATTGCAGGAACAAGAACGATTGCACCTGCTGGAACTGGAACGAGAAGCGCGATCACAAGCGGAAGTTGCCAACCGGATTAAAGATGAATTTCTCGCCGTCTTATCCCATGAATTGCGATCGCCCCTCAACCCCATTCTCGGCTGGACGCAACTCCTCAAAAGAGGCACACTTTCCCCGGAAAAAACCCAACAAGCTTTAAACAGCATTGAACGCAATGCCAAATTACAAACCGAACTCATCGAAGACTTGCTCGATGTTTCTCGGATTCTGCGGGGTAAGCTGATTCTCACCGAAACCCCAGTCAAACTGGCAGAAGTGATTGACTCGGCGATCGAAACCGTCCGCCTAGCAGCCCAGGCTAAATTTATACAAATACACACCGAGTTTAATCCAGAAGTTGGACAAGTTTTAGGAGATTCAAACCGTTTGCAGCAAGCCGTTTGGAATCTCCTCTCCAATGCAGTCAAATTTACCCCCCCGGGAGGACAAGTCACCGTCTCTCTCACTCAAGGGGAAGATTGCGCTCAAATTCAGGTCCAAGATACCGGATCGGGAATAGACCCGGACTTTTTGCCTCATGTCTTTGAAACCTTCCGACAAGCGGATAGTACCACCACCCGCACCTTTGGCGGACTGGGGTTAGGACTGGCGATCGCCCGTCACTTAGTCGAATTACATGGCGGCAGAATTCGTGCGGACAGCCCCGGAATCGGCCAGGGGGCGACCTTTGCCATCAGTTTGCCTTTGTTACCGGAGTCTGGGGAACCCTCTCCCCCGGAACCCATCGCCCCCGAGTTGCCCAATTTAGAGGGAATAAAAATACTCGTTGTGGATGATATACTGGATACTCGGGAGTTTCTAGTTTTTGTGCTAGAAATGGAAGGTGCGCGGGTACAGGCAGTCGAGTCAGCAGAGAAGGCAATTTCGGTGATTAACGACTGGCAACCGGATATTTTGGTCAGTGACATTGGAATGCCCGAACTCGACGGCTACGGCTTAATTCGCACCCTGCGATCGCGCTCACCCCAGGACGGGGGAACCCTTCCCGCCATCGCCGTCACTGCCTACGCCGGAGAGAGCGATCGCCAAGCCATTCTCTCCGCCGGATTTGATGCTCACATTCCCAAGCCGGTGGAACCCTTGGAATTAGCCCAGGCGATCACCCGGTTGCTTCCGCGATCGGTACAGCTATAG
- a CDS encoding KGK domain-containing protein, whose translation MVMEENNILPECSDDDVVSFRGKLFKVSQLRKMMGHAMTEQNQLNHTLSNALKQKGLELGLTDTKEFLNHGVKGELLKITGQGWQKGKIKMKISLEFIPDVPEDALLSSGEQQPMQAGGDRPLEETDWSRGMPQSEKNGHRQRYPR comes from the coding sequence ATGGTTATGGAAGAAAATAATATTTTACCTGAATGCTCCGATGATGATGTGGTGTCATTTCGCGGCAAGCTGTTTAAAGTCAGTCAATTGCGGAAAATGATGGGCCATGCCATGACCGAGCAGAACCAACTTAATCATACCCTTTCTAATGCGTTAAAACAAAAAGGATTAGAGTTGGGGCTGACAGATACAAAAGAGTTTTTGAATCACGGAGTGAAGGGGGAACTCCTAAAAATTACGGGTCAGGGTTGGCAAAAAGGCAAAATTAAAATGAAAATTAGTCTGGAATTTATCCCGGATGTTCCCGAGGATGCGCTGTTGTCATCTGGAGAACAGCAACCGATGCAGGCGGGTGGCGATCGCCCCTTAGAGGAGACGGACTGGAGTAGAGGAATGCCACAGTCGGAAAAGAATGGACACCGACAGCGCTACCCCCGCTAA
- the msrB gene encoding peptide-methionine (R)-S-oxide reductase MsrB yields the protein MVQKIQKSESEWKEQLTPEQFKVARKKGTERAFTGAYHDNKEKGVYKCVCCGTELFSSQTKFDSGTGWPSFWAPIQEGQIAEEEDRALFMRRTEVLCANCDAHLGHVFPDGPKPTGLRYCINSASLDFEKVED from the coding sequence ATGGTTCAGAAAATTCAAAAATCGGAAAGCGAGTGGAAAGAGCAACTGACCCCGGAACAGTTCAAGGTCGCCAGAAAGAAGGGAACCGAAAGAGCGTTCACGGGAGCCTACCACGATAATAAAGAGAAGGGAGTTTATAAATGCGTCTGTTGCGGGACGGAGTTATTTAGCTCACAGACTAAGTTTGACTCCGGTACCGGGTGGCCCTCTTTTTGGGCACCGATTCAGGAGGGGCAGATCGCCGAAGAAGAGGACCGCGCCCTGTTTATGCGTCGGACGGAAGTTCTCTGTGCCAATTGTGACGCCCATCTCGGTCACGTTTTTCCCGATGGACCGAAACCGACGGGGTTGCGCTACTGCATTAATTCAGCATCCCTGGACTTTGAGAAAGTAGAAGATTAA
- a CDS encoding AI-2E family transporter — translation MDHKGGVNLNFGSLIGAIAFIVSLIILWEIRTVLLLIFAAVAFATVLNRMVRRLERSRLNRGLAIALTIGLLFAILGLFFLLIFPTVVAQFQELVELLPQTLAQLRQWYRWLENVIPNQFIEDLQNVEFLSERISTIGLSWFGGFFSIFSNSLDFVLNLLLVLVLIVMLLANPNLYRQGFMLLFPAFYRRRVDEILQGCEHNLVGWAIGRIFNMTFIAIASGIGLWIIGVPLALVNAIISALLSYIPNLGPILGSIPPIALAFLDSPIKGVIVIVFYLFIEQLEGLVLTPMIMENEISLPPAVTLTSMLIFSQFFGLLGLFLALPIVAVLQIWLKEVLVKDVMNNWTRQGAYSSHAKDTLPGEPLTDSEP, via the coding sequence ATGGATCACAAAGGGGGTGTCAACTTGAATTTTGGTAGTCTAATTGGGGCAATCGCTTTTATTGTTTCATTAATTATTCTCTGGGAAATTCGCACGGTATTATTGCTAATTTTTGCCGCAGTTGCCTTTGCCACCGTTCTCAATCGGATGGTGCGGCGATTAGAGCGATCGCGTCTGAATCGGGGGTTGGCCATTGCCCTAACGATTGGCCTTCTTTTCGCCATTTTGGGTTTATTTTTTCTCTTGATTTTTCCCACGGTTGTTGCTCAATTTCAAGAATTAGTGGAACTCCTCCCCCAAACCTTGGCCCAGTTACGGCAGTGGTATCGATGGCTAGAAAACGTTATTCCCAATCAGTTCATTGAAGATCTGCAAAACGTTGAATTTTTATCGGAACGAATTTCCACTATCGGTTTAAGTTGGTTTGGCGGCTTTTTTAGTATTTTCTCCAACTCGTTAGACTTTGTATTAAACCTGCTCCTCGTCCTCGTGCTAATCGTCATGCTATTAGCCAATCCCAACCTTTATCGCCAGGGTTTTATGCTGCTATTTCCAGCATTTTATCGCCGCCGAGTCGATGAAATTCTCCAGGGATGCGAACATAATCTGGTGGGTTGGGCCATTGGGCGAATTTTTAACATGACTTTTATTGCGATCGCCAGTGGAATAGGCTTATGGATAATCGGCGTCCCTTTAGCATTAGTCAACGCCATCATTTCCGCTTTACTCAGCTACATTCCCAATCTGGGTCCGATTCTGGGTTCCATTCCCCCCATCGCCCTAGCCTTCCTAGATTCACCCATAAAAGGAGTGATAGTCATTGTATTTTACCTGTTTATTGAACAGCTAGAAGGGCTAGTGTTAACCCCCATGATCATGGAAAATGAAATTTCTTTACCCCCGGCAGTTACCTTAACCTCTATGCTGATTTTTTCTCAGTTTTTTGGTCTGCTGGGTTTATTCCTCGCCCTTCCCATCGTGGCGGTTTTACAAATTTGGCTGAAGGAAGTATTAGTTAAAGATGTCATGAACAATTGGACCCGACAGGGAGCCTATTCTTCTCATGCCAAAGATACCTTACCCGGTGAACCTTTAACAGATTCTGAACCCTAA
- a CDS encoding glycoside hydrolase family 31 protein, which produces MTLFKQLYLKFRYYIIGLFYFKYTIPALLYSWERDRVERAEPKLVTAEPFDSPGKLLNVESTPRGATFYFEQAELHISFLTRDLVRVDWKPGLEPIPYAIARQDWPEVETTLAETEDGWTLDSGELQMALAWDGALQWRDRTGTLFRQEQPPQRKPEGWIHRAPLEQEERIYGLGERASSLNLRQAEDKEGNPKTFRIWNFDAAGKYTPGSDPMYISIPIYMGLHHNGSYLIFYENSYEGHFTFADTATADFEGGPLRYYLTSGPPQQLLERYTELTGVSPLPPRWALGYHQSRWGYRTEKVIQEVVDEFQARDLPLSAIHLDIDCQVGFRAFTIDPKRFPNLPKFTEDLLDKGIRFIAILNPGIKYSRESNLFLEGQILGLFCTRSDGTLVSAPVWPGWSVFPDFTNSKVRHWWSRQYRYLLDAGVTGFWHDMNEPACFVAWGDGTLPPRSTKHFMEGRGGDHREAHNLYGLLQAKAGYESLCNHHPDRRPFIVSRSGWAGLQRYAWTWTGDIESSWGALHQTIATVLGMGLSGIPYSGPDIGGFQGNPSPELYLRWFQMATFLPFYRTHSSNNVEARPPWVYGEPTFSIVKAFLELRYRLMPYLYTLAQETSQKGYPLVRPLFWADPQDSHLWDIEDGFLLGDALLVYAVAEKGMRSRSVRLPQGTWYDFWQERQFPGGQSVTVETPLEQIPVFVKAGSILPMEEGNCLTIHLYPPVEGSGSGWIYSDAGDGYDSGRSDRFYMVRDENGLEVRWEEEGSYPFPYTQVQVHLHGFQPQQAWMDDREVGIEGRLIPGERFSRLYVRGAD; this is translated from the coding sequence ATGACACTGTTCAAACAACTTTATCTCAAATTCCGATATTATATCATTGGTCTGTTTTACTTTAAATATACCATTCCTGCTCTCCTCTACTCCTGGGAACGCGATCGCGTCGAACGAGCAGAACCCAAACTCGTTACTGCCGAACCCTTTGATAGTCCTGGAAAATTGCTGAATGTCGAATCCACTCCCAGAGGTGCAACCTTCTATTTTGAACAAGCTGAACTGCACATTTCCTTTTTAACCCGGGATTTAGTGCGAGTGGATTGGAAACCGGGACTCGAACCGATTCCTTATGCGATCGCCCGTCAGGATTGGCCCGAGGTAGAGACCACTTTGGCGGAAACCGAGGACGGTTGGACTCTGGACAGTGGGGAGTTACAGATGGCACTCGCCTGGGATGGAGCGCTACAATGGCGCGATCGCACAGGCACTCTCTTCCGCCAAGAACAACCCCCGCAACGCAAACCAGAAGGGTGGATTCATCGCGCCCCCTTGGAACAGGAAGAACGGATTTATGGACTGGGAGAACGCGCTTCCTCCCTGAATTTGCGCCAAGCTGAAGATAAAGAGGGCAATCCCAAAACCTTTCGGATCTGGAACTTCGATGCTGCCGGAAAATATACCCCGGGTTCTGACCCGATGTATATTTCCATTCCCATTTATATGGGTTTGCACCACAACGGCAGTTACCTGATTTTTTACGAAAACTCTTATGAGGGGCACTTTACCTTTGCCGATACAGCCACAGCAGATTTTGAGGGCGGTCCTCTGCGGTATTACTTGACCTCCGGTCCACCGCAGCAGTTGTTAGAACGTTATACCGAACTCACCGGAGTCTCCCCCTTACCGCCCCGTTGGGCCCTGGGATATCATCAATCCCGTTGGGGATATCGCACGGAAAAAGTTATACAAGAGGTCGTGGATGAATTTCAAGCGCGGGATCTGCCCTTGAGCGCCATTCACCTGGATATTGATTGCCAAGTGGGGTTCCGCGCCTTCACCATTGACCCCAAACGCTTTCCCAATCTCCCTAAATTTACCGAAGACTTGCTGGACAAGGGGATAAGATTTATTGCCATTCTTAACCCCGGAATTAAGTATAGCCGGGAGAGTAACCTGTTTTTGGAAGGTCAGATCCTCGGTCTGTTTTGTACCCGGTCCGATGGGACGTTAGTTTCGGCCCCGGTTTGGCCCGGTTGGTCTGTGTTTCCAGATTTTACCAACTCCAAAGTGCGCCACTGGTGGAGTCGCCAGTATCGCTATTTACTGGATGCGGGAGTTACGGGATTTTGGCATGATATGAATGAACCGGCCTGTTTTGTGGCCTGGGGCGATGGCACTTTACCCCCGCGATCGACCAAGCATTTTATGGAAGGTCGGGGCGGAGACCATCGGGAAGCTCACAATCTGTATGGACTGCTACAAGCTAAAGCCGGATATGAGAGTTTGTGCAATCATCACCCCGATCGCCGTCCCTTTATTGTGTCCCGGTCCGGTTGGGCGGGATTACAACGGTATGCCTGGACTTGGACGGGGGATATCGAATCCAGTTGGGGCGCACTCCATCAAACCATTGCCACGGTACTCGGGATGGGATTGTCTGGAATTCCCTACAGTGGTCCGGATATTGGCGGATTCCAGGGAAATCCCTCCCCAGAATTATACCTTCGATGGTTCCAAATGGCAACCTTTTTACCCTTTTATCGCACCCATTCCTCCAATAATGTGGAAGCGCGTCCGCCTTGGGTCTATGGAGAACCAACCTTTAGTATCGTCAAAGCGTTTTTAGAGTTGCGCTATCGGTTGATGCCTTATCTTTATACTTTAGCCCAAGAAACGAGTCAAAAGGGTTATCCTTTAGTGCGTCCGCTGTTTTGGGCGGACCCCCAGGACTCGCACCTCTGGGATATTGAGGATGGCTTTTTACTCGGGGATGCGCTGCTGGTTTACGCAGTAGCTGAAAAGGGAATGCGATCGCGCTCAGTGCGATTACCCCAGGGAACTTGGTATGATTTCTGGCAGGAACGACAGTTCCCAGGCGGGCAGTCGGTAACCGTGGAGACTCCCCTAGAACAGATTCCGGTGTTTGTCAAAGCCGGGAGCATTCTGCCAATGGAGGAAGGAAATTGTCTGACAATCCACCTCTATCCCCCAGTGGAAGGGTCTGGATCAGGCTGGATCTACAGCGATGCGGGAGATGGCTATGACTCAGGGCGAAGCGATCGCTTTTATATGGTCCGAGATGAAAACGGATTAGAGGTGAGATGGGAGGAAGAAGGCAGCTATCCATTCCCCTATACTCAGGTGCAAGTTCATTTGCACGGCTTCCAGCCCCAGCAAGCCTGGATGGACGATCGCGAGGTCGGGATTGAGGGGAGGCTGATTCCGGGGGAACGATTTAGCCGGTTGTATGTGCGAGGGGCAGATTAA